In a single window of the Streptomyces cinnabarinus genome:
- a CDS encoding MaoC family dehydratase N-terminal domain-containing protein, translated as MALDQSFVGRTYPPTAPYEVGREKIREFAEAVGDANPAYTDPEAAKALGHPDVIAPPTFVFAITFKAAGEVVADPQLGLDYSRVVHGDQKFAYARPVRAGDRLTVTSTIEAIKSLAGNDILDIRGEVHDEAGEHVVTAWTKLVARAAEEA; from the coding sequence ATGGCGCTCGACCAGTCCTTCGTCGGGCGGACCTATCCGCCCACCGCCCCCTACGAGGTCGGTCGCGAGAAGATCCGTGAGTTCGCGGAAGCGGTGGGGGACGCCAACCCGGCGTACACGGACCCGGAGGCCGCCAAGGCGCTCGGTCACCCCGATGTGATCGCCCCGCCGACCTTCGTCTTCGCGATCACCTTCAAGGCGGCCGGCGAGGTCGTCGCCGACCCCCAGCTCGGCCTGGACTACAGCCGGGTGGTGCACGGCGACCAGAAGTTCGCCTACGCCCGTCCGGTGCGTGCCGGGGACCGGCTGACGGTCACCTCGACCATCGAGGCGATCAAGTCCCTCGCGGGCAACGACATCCTGGACATCCGCGGCGAGGTCCACGACGAGGCGGGGGAGCACGTCGTGACCGCATGGACGAAGCTGGTCGCCCGCGCGGCCGAGGAGGCGTGA
- a CDS encoding MaoC family dehydratase: MTAKISYGDVEVGTELPAQTFPVTRATLVQYAGASGDFNPIHWNEKFAKEVGLPDVIAHGMFTMAEAIRVVTDWAGDPGAVVEYGVRFTKPVVVPNDDQGATIEVSGKVAAMLDDNTVRVDLTATSAGQKVLGMSRAVVRLA, translated from the coding sequence ATGACGGCGAAGATTTCGTACGGCGACGTCGAGGTCGGCACCGAGCTGCCCGCGCAGACGTTCCCTGTGACCCGTGCCACGCTCGTCCAGTACGCGGGCGCCTCGGGCGACTTCAACCCGATCCACTGGAACGAGAAGTTCGCCAAGGAGGTCGGGCTGCCGGACGTCATCGCGCACGGCATGTTCACCATGGCCGAGGCGATCCGGGTGGTGACCGACTGGGCCGGTGACCCGGGCGCGGTCGTCGAGTACGGCGTCCGCTTCACCAAGCCCGTCGTCGTCCCGAACGACGACCAGGGCGCCACGATCGAGGTCAGCGGCAAGGTCGCGGCCATGCTCGACGACAACACGGTCCGCGTGGACCTGACGGCGACCAGCGCGGGCCAGAAGGTGCTGGGCATGTCACGGGCGGTCGTCCGCCTGGCGTGA
- a CDS encoding DUF6193 family natural product biosynthesis protein: MDTDERAAALVTAAWQAIRDDHRVRADLWEAAYTEPRLRQLFPWSGMGELHFSRCTGSRWTWDIPFVMPATASAYLVAGPLRTQVVGPVATALEAAAMVVQRLPAGCGPAFLGTPEELAAHEARHRRHLGP, from the coding sequence GTGGACACAGACGAACGCGCCGCCGCCCTGGTAACGGCAGCCTGGCAGGCCATACGGGACGACCATCGCGTACGGGCCGACCTGTGGGAGGCGGCTTACACAGAACCCCGCCTCCGGCAGCTCTTCCCCTGGTCCGGAATGGGCGAGCTCCACTTCAGCCGCTGCACCGGCTCGCGCTGGACCTGGGACATCCCCTTCGTCATGCCCGCCACCGCGAGCGCCTACCTGGTCGCCGGCCCGCTCCGGACCCAGGTGGTAGGCCCGGTGGCCACCGCCCTGGAGGCGGCCGCCATGGTCGTCCAGCGGCTCCCCGCGGGCTGCGGCCCCGCCTTCCTCGGTACGCCGGAAGAACTGGCAGCCCACGAAGCCCGGCACCGGCGGCACCTCGGCCCTTGA
- a CDS encoding TetR/AcrR family transcriptional regulator: protein MVRMSAEERRESVIRAAMSEFARGGYHGTSTEAIAKRVGVSQPYLFRLFPGKKAIFLAAAARCVEETIRTFAEASEGLEGEEALHAMANAYTKVIAEHPERLLMQMQTYVAVGAAEEEGDHEFGAAVRDGWMRLWDTVHLPLGADVNETTTFLAYGMLVNCLVAMGFPPEHRVWEGLYPSARTKGRLEH, encoded by the coding sequence ATGGTCAGGATGAGCGCAGAGGAGCGGCGCGAGAGCGTCATCCGCGCGGCGATGAGCGAGTTCGCCCGCGGTGGCTACCACGGCACGTCGACCGAGGCGATCGCCAAGCGGGTCGGTGTCTCGCAGCCGTATCTCTTCCGGCTCTTCCCGGGCAAGAAGGCGATCTTCCTGGCGGCGGCGGCGCGCTGCGTCGAGGAGACCATCCGCACCTTCGCGGAGGCCTCCGAGGGACTGGAGGGCGAAGAGGCCCTGCATGCCATGGCGAACGCCTACACCAAGGTCATCGCCGAGCACCCGGAGCGGCTGCTCATGCAGATGCAGACCTACGTCGCCGTAGGGGCCGCCGAGGAGGAGGGCGACCACGAGTTCGGCGCGGCGGTGCGCGACGGCTGGATGCGACTGTGGGACACCGTGCACCTGCCGCTCGGTGCCGACGTCAACGAGACGACGACGTTCCTGGCGTACGGCATGCTCGTCAACTGCCTGGTCGCCATGGGATTCCCGCCCGAGCACCGGGTGTGGGAGGGGCTCTACCCGTCCGCCCGCACCAAGGGGCGGCTCGAACACTGA
- a CDS encoding MFS transporter, with product MSQQTAPRGGPLWALVITSVAGFMAALDNLVVTTALPSIREDLGGGLHDLEWTVSAYTLTFAVLLMFGAALGDRFGRRRLFLVGITIFTGASAAAAMAPGIDSLIAARAVQGVGAAIMMPLTLTLLTAAVPAAKRGMAFGIWGAVNGLAVASGPLIGGSLTEHISWQWIFWLNVPLGLILLPLARLRLAESHGTGAPLDLPGTLLASGGLFGIVYGLVRGPADGWAAPLVLTGLFAGGALLVGFVLYSTRAKNPMLPMRLFRSRAFSGINAASMLMFLGMFGSIFLLSQYMQGVLGYSPTEAGLRMLPWTGMPMLVAPIAGILSDRIGGRPVVATGLFLQAAGLGYLAYVITADASYGIQLPGLVISGVGMALFFAPASALVMSSVRASEQGVASGANNALREVGGALGIAIMSSIFAAQGGYETGQTFVDGLKPALVTGASLVAVAGVAALCIPGRRRAERVESQDAPAPVLETAGR from the coding sequence ATGTCACAGCAGACCGCACCTCGTGGAGGACCCCTCTGGGCCCTCGTCATCACCAGCGTCGCCGGATTCATGGCGGCCCTGGACAACCTCGTCGTCACCACCGCGCTGCCCTCCATCCGGGAGGACCTGGGCGGGGGACTGCACGACCTGGAATGGACGGTGAGCGCCTACACCCTCACCTTCGCCGTCCTGCTGATGTTCGGCGCGGCCCTCGGCGACCGCTTCGGGCGCCGCCGGCTCTTCCTCGTCGGGATCACGATCTTCACCGGCGCCTCCGCCGCCGCGGCCATGGCACCCGGCATCGACTCCCTGATCGCCGCCCGCGCGGTGCAGGGCGTCGGCGCGGCGATCATGATGCCGCTGACGCTGACTCTGCTGACGGCCGCGGTGCCCGCCGCCAAGCGCGGGATGGCGTTCGGGATCTGGGGCGCGGTCAACGGGCTCGCGGTCGCCTCCGGGCCGCTCATCGGCGGCAGCCTCACCGAGCACATCTCCTGGCAGTGGATCTTCTGGCTGAACGTTCCGCTGGGCCTGATCCTGCTCCCGCTCGCCCGCCTTCGCCTCGCCGAGTCCCACGGCACCGGCGCCCCGCTCGACCTCCCCGGCACCCTCCTGGCCAGCGGCGGCCTCTTCGGCATCGTCTACGGCCTGGTCCGCGGCCCCGCCGACGGCTGGGCCGCGCCCCTGGTCCTCACCGGTCTCTTTGCCGGCGGCGCCCTGCTCGTCGGCTTCGTCCTCTACAGCACCCGCGCCAAGAACCCGATGCTGCCGATGCGGCTGTTCCGCTCCCGTGCCTTCTCCGGGATCAACGCCGCGAGCATGCTGATGTTCCTCGGCATGTTCGGCTCGATCTTCCTGCTCAGCCAGTACATGCAGGGCGTGCTCGGCTACTCGCCCACCGAGGCGGGACTGCGGATGCTGCCCTGGACCGGTATGCCGATGCTGGTCGCGCCGATCGCCGGCATCCTCTCCGACCGGATCGGCGGCCGCCCGGTCGTCGCCACCGGCCTCTTCCTCCAGGCCGCCGGCCTCGGCTATCTGGCCTACGTCATCACCGCGGACGCCTCCTACGGCATCCAGCTGCCCGGACTGGTCATCAGCGGCGTCGGCATGGCCCTGTTCTTCGCACCGGCCTCCGCTCTGGTGATGTCCAGCGTCCGGGCCTCGGAACAGGGCGTCGCCTCCGGTGCCAACAACGCGCTGCGCGAGGTGGGCGGCGCGCTCGGCATCGCCATCATGTCGTCGATCTTCGCGGCCCAGGGCGGCTACGAGACCGGACAGACCTTCGTCGACGGGCTGAAGCCCGCCCTGGTGACCGGCGCCTCGCTGGTCGCCGTCGCCGGAGTCGCCGCCCTGTGCATCCCGGGCCGCAGGCGCGCCGAGCGCGTCGAGAGCCAGGACGCGCCCGCCCCCGTACTCGAGACCGCCGGCCGCTGA
- a CDS encoding DUF3291 domain-containing protein, giving the protein MPTLPWTVPNTPPTGAEVHVFASRFETRSRWGALKFFLRTPGVWRQVSRAPGAYGAALKAQPLKRTFWTLSAWESPQALKTFARSGTHAPTSRGLAPLMRDAKFATWTAKSDELPLDWAEAARRLS; this is encoded by the coding sequence ATGCCCACGCTTCCCTGGACCGTCCCGAACACCCCGCCCACCGGCGCCGAGGTGCATGTCTTCGCCTCCCGCTTCGAGACCCGCAGCCGCTGGGGCGCGCTGAAGTTCTTCCTCCGCACACCCGGCGTGTGGCGGCAGGTCAGCCGGGCGCCCGGCGCGTACGGCGCCGCCCTGAAGGCGCAGCCGCTCAAGCGGACCTTCTGGACCCTGTCCGCCTGGGAGTCGCCGCAGGCCCTCAAGACCTTCGCCCGCTCCGGCACCCACGCCCCGACCTCCCGGGGCCTGGCCCCCCTCATGCGGGACGCGAAGTTCGCCACCTGGACGGCGAAGAGCGACGAGCTCCCGCTCGACTGGGCCGAGGCCGCCCGCCGGCTGAGCTGA
- a CDS encoding UDP-N-acetylmuramate dehydrogenase: MPYRRRPRPDRWGRSRTLERVQELHDAPLAPLTTFRLGGPATRLVTATTDAEVIAAVREADAAGTPLLLIGGGSNLVIGDKGFEGTALVIATEGLEIHGTRVELAAGEVWTDAVARTVEAGLAGVECLAGIPGSAGATPIQNVGAYGQEVSSTITEVIAYDRRGGETVTLTNEECAFSYRHSRFKADPERYVVLRVRFELEDAAGLSGPIKYAETARALGVEPGERVPLASARETVLKLRAGKGMVLDPEDHDTWSAGSFFTNPILTDEQFAAFHARVKERLGDGVQPPAYPAGEGHTKTSAAWLIDKAGFTKGYGSGPARISTKHTLALTNRGAATTEDLLALAREVVAGVREAFGITLVNEPVTVGVSL, translated from the coding sequence ATGCCGTACCGAAGACGGCCCCGCCCTGACCGGTGGGGCCGTTCTCGTACCCTTGAGCGCGTGCAGGAACTCCACGATGCCCCGCTCGCCCCGCTGACCACCTTCCGACTGGGCGGACCGGCCACCCGGCTGGTCACCGCCACCACCGACGCCGAGGTGATCGCCGCCGTCCGCGAGGCCGATGCCGCGGGCACGCCGCTGCTGCTCATCGGCGGCGGCTCGAACCTGGTCATCGGCGACAAGGGGTTCGAGGGCACCGCGCTCGTCATCGCCACCGAGGGACTCGAGATCCACGGCACGCGCGTGGAGCTCGCCGCGGGCGAGGTGTGGACCGACGCCGTCGCCCGCACCGTCGAGGCGGGACTCGCCGGGGTCGAGTGCCTGGCCGGCATCCCCGGCTCGGCGGGCGCGACCCCGATCCAGAACGTCGGCGCGTACGGCCAGGAGGTCTCCTCCACCATCACCGAGGTGATCGCCTACGACCGCCGCGGCGGCGAGACCGTCACGCTGACGAACGAGGAGTGCGCCTTCTCCTACCGCCACAGCCGCTTCAAGGCGGACCCCGAGCGGTATGTCGTGCTGCGCGTCCGGTTCGAGCTGGAGGACGCCGCCGGGCTGTCCGGGCCGATCAAGTACGCCGAGACCGCCCGCGCCCTCGGTGTCGAGCCCGGTGAGCGGGTGCCGCTCGCCTCCGCGCGGGAGACCGTCCTGAAGCTGCGCGCCGGGAAGGGCATGGTCCTGGATCCCGAGGACCACGACACCTGGTCCGCCGGATCCTTCTTCACCAACCCGATCCTCACCGACGAGCAGTTCGCGGCCTTCCACGCGCGCGTGAAGGAGCGGCTCGGCGACGGCGTGCAGCCCCCGGCCTACCCGGCGGGGGAGGGACACACCAAGACCTCCGCCGCCTGGCTGATCGACAAGGCGGGCTTCACCAAGGGCTACGGCAGCGGGCCCGCGCGGATCTCCACCAAGCACACCCTCGCCCTCACCAACCGGGGCGCGGCGACCACCGAGGACCTGCTGGCGCTGGCCCGCGAGGTCGTCGCCGGAGTCCGCGAGGCCTTCGGGATCACGCTGGTCAACGAGCCGGTGACGGTGGGCGTCAGCCTCTAG
- a CDS encoding NAD(P)-dependent oxidoreductase, translating to MKLTVFGATGGIGQEIVRQALTAGHQVTAVVRDPARLPVTGAGLEVFRADLTDPEAVRPAVAGRGAVLSGLGARSRKDAGVTARLTRAVLRAMEAEGTRRLLVVSAAPLGPAAAQDGPLDRAMRAAVSAVLKGVYDDLREMEAELARSAVDWTSVRPPRLQDKPLTGMYRTVVGGTPARSRFIGRADVAHAMLAMTEDAGTVKQGVGVAY from the coding sequence ATGAAGCTCACGGTCTTCGGTGCCACCGGCGGCATCGGCCAGGAGATCGTCCGGCAGGCGCTGACCGCCGGGCACCAGGTGACGGCGGTCGTACGGGATCCCGCGCGGCTCCCGGTGACGGGCGCGGGCCTGGAGGTGTTCCGCGCGGATCTGACCGACCCGGAGGCCGTACGTCCCGCGGTGGCCGGCCGCGGCGCGGTGCTGTCCGGCCTCGGCGCCCGCAGCCGCAAGGACGCCGGGGTCACCGCCCGGCTCACCCGCGCGGTGCTGCGGGCCATGGAGGCCGAGGGCACCCGGCGGCTGCTGGTGGTGAGCGCGGCCCCGCTCGGACCGGCCGCGGCACAGGACGGGCCCCTCGACCGCGCGATGCGCGCCGCGGTCTCCGCGGTCCTCAAGGGCGTCTACGACGACCTCAGGGAGATGGAGGCCGAGCTCGCCCGCAGCGCCGTGGACTGGACCTCGGTACGCCCGCCCCGGCTCCAGGACAAGCCGCTCACCGGGATGTACCGCACAGTGGTCGGCGGCACCCCGGCCAGGAGCCGCTTCATCGGCCGCGCGGACGTGGCGCACGCGATGCTGGCGATGACCGAGGACGCGGGGACGGTGAAGCAGGGGGTGGGGGTGGCCTACTGA
- a CDS encoding TetR/AcrR family transcriptional regulator: protein MESAQKPARVRILDAAHDLMLTVGLARATTKEIAKAAGCSEAALYKYFESKEELFVRVLSERLPRLTPLLSGLTAEPGTGTLEGNLTRIARQAALFYEQSFPIAASLYAEAQLKRRHDDALRKIGAGPHMPIEALDAYLRAERTAGRVRADADTFAAASLLLGACAQRAFAYDATPDGRRPPVDDFAARLARTLLSGISVAPDDAGPRP from the coding sequence GTGGAATCCGCTCAGAAGCCCGCCCGCGTCCGTATCCTCGACGCCGCCCATGACCTGATGCTCACCGTCGGGCTCGCCCGGGCCACCACCAAGGAGATCGCCAAGGCGGCCGGATGCTCCGAGGCCGCGCTCTACAAGTACTTCGAGAGCAAGGAAGAGCTGTTCGTCCGGGTCCTCAGCGAGCGGCTGCCCCGGCTGACACCGCTGCTCAGCGGGCTCACGGCCGAGCCCGGGACCGGCACCCTGGAGGGCAACCTGACCCGGATCGCCCGGCAGGCGGCCCTCTTCTACGAGCAGAGCTTCCCGATCGCCGCCTCCCTGTACGCCGAGGCACAGCTCAAGCGGCGGCACGACGACGCGCTGCGCAAGATCGGCGCGGGCCCGCACATGCCGATCGAGGCCCTGGACGCCTATCTGCGCGCCGAGCGGACCGCGGGCCGCGTCCGGGCGGACGCCGACACCTTCGCGGCCGCCTCCCTGCTCCTCGGCGCCTGCGCCCAGCGCGCCTTCGCCTACGACGCCACCCCGGACGGCAGACGCCCGCCCGTGGACGACTTCGCCGCCCGGCTCGCCCGGACCCTGCTGAGCGGAATCTCCGTTGCGCCGGACGACGCCGGCCCCCGACCCTGA
- a CDS encoding adenosine deaminase, with translation MERVRDVSELPKAHLHLHFTGSMRPGTVLELADKYGVRLPEVLTEALTSGEPPRLRATDERGWFRFQRLYDAARSCLRQPEDIQRLVREAAEEDLKDGSGWLEIQVDPTSYAPRLGGLIPALEIILDAVETTSRETGLGMRVLVAANRMKHPLDARTLARLAVRYADRGVVGFGLSNDERRGMARDFDRAFSIAREGGLLSAPHGGELTGPASVRDCLDDLDADRIGHGVRAAEDPRLLKRLADRGVTCEVCPASNVALGVYEKPGDVPLRTLFEAGVPLALGADDPLLFGSRLAAQYDIARRHHAFTDAELAELARQSVRASAAPEEVKARLLSGVDEWLTRPAA, from the coding sequence ATGGAGCGTGTACGTGATGTCTCTGAGCTGCCGAAAGCCCATCTGCACCTGCACTTCACCGGATCGATGCGGCCCGGCACCGTCCTGGAACTGGCCGACAAGTACGGCGTGCGCCTGCCCGAGGTGCTCACGGAAGCCCTGACGAGCGGGGAGCCGCCCCGACTGCGGGCGACGGACGAGCGGGGCTGGTTCCGCTTCCAGCGGCTGTACGACGCGGCGCGCTCGTGCCTGCGGCAGCCCGAGGACATTCAGCGCCTGGTGCGCGAGGCGGCCGAGGAGGATCTGAAGGACGGCTCGGGCTGGCTGGAGATCCAGGTGGACCCGACGTCGTACGCGCCCCGGCTCGGTGGGCTGATCCCGGCGCTGGAGATCATCCTGGACGCGGTGGAGACGACGTCGCGGGAGACGGGGCTCGGGATGCGGGTCCTGGTGGCGGCGAACCGGATGAAGCACCCGCTGGACGCCCGCACGCTGGCACGGCTGGCAGTGCGGTACGCGGACCGGGGCGTGGTCGGCTTCGGGCTGTCCAACGACGAGCGGCGGGGCATGGCCCGCGACTTCGACCGGGCGTTCTCCATCGCCCGCGAGGGCGGACTGCTCTCCGCCCCGCACGGCGGCGAGCTGACCGGCCCCGCCTCGGTCCGCGACTGCCTGGACGACCTGGACGCCGACCGGATCGGCCACGGCGTGCGCGCGGCGGAGGACCCGCGGCTGCTGAAGCGCCTGGCCGACCGGGGCGTGACCTGCGAGGTGTGCCCGGCGTCGAACGTGGCCCTCGGCGTCTACGAGAAGCCGGGGGACGTTCCCCTGCGCACCCTGTTCGAGGCCGGTGTCCCGCTGGCCCTGGGCGCGGACGACCCCCTGCTCTTCGGCTCCCGGCTCGCGGCCCAGTACGACATCGCGCGCCGGCACCACGCCTTCACGGACGCGGAACTGGCGGAACTGGCCCGGCAGTCGGTACGGGCGTCCGCGGCGCCGGAGGAGGTCAAGGCGCGGCTGCTGTCCGGTGTGGACGAGTGGCTGACTCGCCCGGCCGCCTGA
- a CDS encoding pyridoxal phosphate-dependent aminotransferase: MSAATPPTERRVSARVGAISESATLAVDAKAKALKAAGRPVIGFGAGEPDFPTPDYIVEAAIEACKNPKYHRYTPAGGLPELKAAIAAKTLRDSGYEPDVSQILVTNGGKQAIYEAFAAILDPGDEVIVPAPYWTTYPESIRLAGGVPVEVVADETTNYRVSVEQLEAARTEKTKVVLFVSPSNPTGAVYSEADTEAIGRWAVEHGLWVMTDEIYEHLVYGDAAAVSLPGLLPELRDKCVVVNGVAKTYAMTGWRVGWVIGPKDVVKAATNLQSHATSNVSNVAQVAALAAVSGDLDAVATMREAFDRRRKTIVRMLNEIDGVLCPEPEGAFYAYPSVKGLLGKEIRGKRPQSSVELAELILEEAEVAVVPGEAFGTPGYLRLSYALGDEDLVEGVSRIQKLLAEAR, from the coding sequence ATGAGCGCTGCAACCCCTCCCACCGAGCGCCGGGTCTCCGCCCGAGTCGGCGCGATCTCCGAGTCCGCCACCCTCGCCGTGGACGCCAAGGCCAAGGCCCTCAAGGCCGCCGGGCGACCGGTGATCGGCTTCGGCGCCGGTGAGCCCGACTTCCCGACGCCCGACTACATCGTCGAGGCCGCCATCGAGGCGTGCAAGAACCCCAAGTACCACCGCTACACCCCGGCCGGCGGTCTGCCCGAGCTGAAGGCCGCGATCGCCGCCAAGACGCTGCGCGACTCCGGCTATGAGCCCGACGTCTCGCAGATCCTGGTCACCAACGGCGGCAAGCAGGCGATCTACGAGGCCTTCGCCGCGATCCTCGACCCGGGCGACGAGGTCATCGTCCCGGCGCCGTACTGGACGACGTACCCGGAGTCCATCCGCCTGGCCGGCGGTGTCCCGGTCGAGGTCGTCGCGGACGAGACGACCAACTACCGCGTCTCCGTGGAGCAGCTGGAGGCCGCGCGCACGGAGAAGACCAAGGTCGTCCTGTTCGTGTCGCCGTCCAACCCGACCGGCGCCGTCTACAGCGAGGCCGACACCGAGGCGATCGGCCGCTGGGCCGTCGAGCACGGCCTGTGGGTGATGACGGACGAGATCTACGAGCACCTGGTCTACGGCGACGCCGCCGCGGTCTCCCTGCCGGGGCTGCTGCCCGAGCTGCGCGACAAGTGCGTCGTGGTCAACGGTGTCGCCAAGACGTACGCCATGACCGGCTGGCGGGTCGGCTGGGTCATCGGCCCGAAGGACGTGGTGAAGGCCGCGACCAACCTCCAGTCGCACGCGACGTCGAACGTCTCGAACGTGGCGCAGGTGGCCGCGCTCGCCGCCGTCTCCGGTGACCTGGACGCGGTCGCGACGATGCGCGAGGCCTTCGACCGCCGCCGGAAGACGATCGTGCGGATGCTCAACGAGATCGACGGCGTGCTCTGCCCGGAGCCCGAGGGCGCCTTCTACGCGTACCCGTCGGTCAAGGGCCTGCTGGGCAAGGAGATCCGCGGCAAGCGTCCGCAGAGCAGCGTGGAGCTGGCCGAGCTGATCCTGGAGGAGGCCGAGGTCGCGGTCGTCCCGGGCGAGGCGTTCGGCACGCCGGGCTATCTGCGGCTGTCGTACGCGCTCGGTGACGAGGACCTCGTCGAGGGCGTCAGCCGGATCCAGAAGCTGCTGGCCGAGGCCAGGTAG
- the secE gene encoding preprotein translocase subunit SecE, protein MTDAVGSIDMPDAEDEAPDSKKKTRKGGKRAKKGPLKRLALFYRQIVAELRKVVWPSRSQLTTYTTVVIVFVVIMIGLVTVIDYGLDHAAKYVFG, encoded by the coding sequence GTGACGGACGCCGTGGGCTCCATCGACATGCCTGATGCCGAGGACGAAGCGCCGGATTCCAAGAAGAAGACCCGCAAGGGCGGTAAGCGTGCCAAGAAGGGCCCGCTGAAGCGCCTTGCCCTCTTCTACCGGCAGATCGTCGCAGAGCTCCGCAAGGTCGTCTGGCCATCGCGCAGCCAGCTGACGACTTACACGACCGTGGTGATTGTCTTTGTCGTCATCATGATCGGCCTGGTGACCGTGATTGACTATGGGCTCGACCACGCCGCCAAGTACGTCTTCGGCTGA
- the nusG gene encoding transcription termination/antitermination protein NusG has protein sequence MSDQNLNDAVEPDETVSVEDELDIVEGADEDLDEVEAADAEAGEPAEEAAVHVEDETEAEAEEEPVEEEPAEPVDPVAALREELRTLPGEWYVIHTYAGYENRVKTNLEQRAVSLNVEDYIFQAEVPQEEVVQIKNGDRKTIRQNKLPGYVLVRMDLTNESWGVVRNTPGVTGFVGNAYDPYPLTLDEIVKMLAPEAEEKAAREAAEAEGKPAPARKVEVQVLDFEVGDSVTVTDGPFATLQATINEINPDSKKVKGLVEIFGRETPVELSFDQIQKN, from the coding sequence GTGTCTGACCAGAACCTGAACGACGCCGTCGAGCCGGACGAGACCGTGTCCGTGGAGGACGAGCTCGACATCGTCGAGGGCGCGGACGAGGACCTGGACGAGGTCGAGGCTGCCGACGCCGAGGCGGGCGAGCCCGCCGAGGAAGCGGCCGTGCACGTCGAGGACGAGACCGAGGCCGAGGCCGAGGAAGAGCCGGTCGAGGAAGAGCCGGCCGAGCCGGTCGACCCCGTCGCCGCCCTGCGCGAGGAGCTGCGCACCCTGCCCGGCGAGTGGTACGTCATCCACACCTACGCCGGGTACGAGAACCGCGTGAAGACCAACCTGGAGCAGCGCGCCGTCTCGCTCAACGTCGAGGACTACATCTTCCAGGCCGAGGTGCCGCAGGAAGAGGTCGTCCAGATCAAGAACGGCGACCGCAAGACCATCCGCCAGAACAAGCTCCCCGGCTATGTCCTGGTGCGCATGGACCTGACCAACGAGTCCTGGGGTGTCGTCCGCAACACCCCCGGCGTCACCGGCTTCGTGGGCAACGCCTACGACCCGTACCCGCTGACCCTGGACGAGATCGTCAAGATGCTCGCCCCGGAGGCCGAGGAGAAGGCCGCCCGCGAGGCCGCCGAGGCCGAGGGCAAGCCGGCTCCGGCCCGCAAGGTCGAGGTCCAGGTGCTGGACTTCGAGGTCGGCGACTCGGTCACCGTCACCGACGGTCCGTTCGCCACGCTCCAGGCGACGATCAACGAGATCAACCCCGACTCCAAGAAGGTCAAGGGTCTGGTGGAGATCTTCGGTCGCGAGACCCCGGTCGAGCTGAGCTTCGACCAGATCCAGAAGAACTGA
- the rplK gene encoding 50S ribosomal protein L11 codes for MPPKKKKVTGLIKLQIQAGAANPAPPVGPALGQHGVNIMEFCKAYNAATESQRGWVIPVEITVYEDRSFTFVTKTPPAAKMILKAAGVEKGSGEPHKTKVAKITEAQVREIATTKMPDLNANDLDAAAKIIAGTARSMGITVEG; via the coding sequence ATGCCTCCCAAGAAGAAGAAGGTCACGGGGCTCATCAAGCTCCAGATCCAGGCCGGTGCCGCCAACCCGGCTCCGCCGGTCGGCCCCGCGCTGGGTCAGCACGGCGTCAACATCATGGAGTTCTGCAAGGCCTACAACGCCGCGACCGAGTCGCAGCGCGGTTGGGTCATCCCGGTGGAGATCACGGTCTACGAGGACCGCTCCTTCACCTTCGTGACCAAGACTCCGCCGGCCGCGAAGATGATCCTCAAGGCCGCGGGCGTGGAGAAGGGCTCCGGCGAGCCGCACAAGACCAAGGTCGCCAAGATCACCGAGGCGCAGGTCCGCGAGATCGCCACCACCAAGATGCCCGACCTCAACGCCAACGACCTGGACGCCGCCGCGAAGATCATCGCCGGCACCGCCCGCTCCATGGGCATCACGGTCGAGGGCTGA